Genomic segment of Cytobacillus suaedae:
TCGTATCGACATCTCCTTTTTCCACTCTTGCTCCCTTAGTTCAATTGCAATTTCTTAATATTCTCCAATGGGATTCCGGCTTCAATATAACTTCTTATTAACTTAAAACCGTGATTATCTTTTTTAAAGGTTTGAAAAAATAAGTGTGCAGTATTTAAACTCTTACCTTGTAAAATCATAGTTGCAGATATAATAACCAATGTTTCATCAACTCTCAGTGGGATAATAGAAATCTCATTGACTTCCCACTCTGCATTATTTTCTTTAGCAAAATTAAATCCTTGTTCCCATCCATGTATCGATTCTTCAAATCCAAAATCTATTATATTTGTTCCTGTAATCTCTCTGGCTTTGTAATCTCTGGATATTAAATCCCTTAATTGAGGTAAAGAGGAAGAACGCCATGCATCTAAATAAGTATCAAGAAATTTTCTAAATAAATTATCCATAAAAGCCCCTTAAAATTCACTTTTTATATAATTCTTTTTTTATTCCATTATTGAGATATCCTGCTCGTTACTTCAATAAATCTTCATTTTTAATAAAATGATCAATAATTCCTATTAAATATATGTTTTATATTGAGGAGGAGAAACATATATACGGAAATTCATCCCCGCTAACTAAGGCACAGCTATGATGAAGCATGAAAAGAGTAAAACAACACGTATTTATGCTGAACTAAGTGGGAGGCTGAGAAAAATAGTTTTATCAGATACTTATAATCATTGCTGGAGCAACACTTATTAATGTGTTGCTCTTTTTTAATTCTCGCCCCCGCTACTACAAATCTTTTAGTGTAGAATATATTAAATCTCCAGATTCAGAATTCCCTTTAATGTTAATAGGTAATAACGTTGGTGCTTCTGATTTTAAAAAGAAGAAACGGGTCTCCCCAGTATCAATTATTCTCGCATTTCCGTAGATGTCTTTCTCTATTTCAACTTTGATTTCTTGTATTTTAGGATTGTTAATTTGTCCAAAGTAGTATGATATTGGTATATGATTTCTACCTTCAGCAGTCCATGTGAAGTCTCTGTCTGTTTTAGGAGGATAATAAGTAGATACTAATGAGGTTCCTCTTTCTAAGTCATCTTTAAACTCCCAAAATCCCATCCAGTTTTGTTCTAAACGACTAACAATAGTGGCGTTACTACTTCTAAAAATGGTTAACCACTCCTCGTCTATTTTACTAACTAAATAAACTTCCTCAGTTTTTGGAGACCAATTACCTGAAATTTTAAACACATCTTCTTTAGTGGGGAGTTGTTTGTGATTATAGATTAGAAATAAGCAAAAAGAGATTGTCATTATCGCAATACCAATTAGTAACTTTCTCATCCCAACCTCCAAAAAAGTCATTTACCTAATCGTATCATGCTTATCAATAAATATGTGTAAAATAATGTAATTTATCTCTTCAACTTTTCTACCCTTAAAATAAAAAAGCGTTCCTCCTGTTCCAGAAACGCACCATTATGATATAAGAGGTGGTTATCATTGAAATCCTGCGGTCCCCACCCAATAAACCACGGAATATCTTTGAATTCATTGCATTCTAATACAAAAAACTTTAAGTACAATAGTTCTCACACTACTTCTGATTACCTTTAACTAGACTTAGGATCTCAGCAACACCCATCGCAATACTTGCATTTAGCATACCAAACAATGACCAGATTAACGCCATTCCATCATACTCTCCTACGAAAAAATTCATTACGAAGAAAAGTAGACAAAAAGCAAAAATTATTAGTCCGAAAACAAATAAGAATCTATCCAAAAATACACCTCCATTACTATTTAGCGTTTGATCTTGATTAAATGGTCCCCTCGTTAAATATTTAACTACCTATGGATCAGACTTAATACTATAAATCTCTTTAAAATCTTCTTTTTTATTTCTCGAAGTAAAAGTCTGGTAGACTCTATAGGTTTCCCCTGCTATTTAGTAGATGTTATAACTTAACAATCTATCAAAGGAATCTATTTCGTCATATGGTTTTATTTCAGTATGATTTTTGAGCTTATTAGGATTAAACCATATGCCCTTCATATTTGCATTTTGACAACCACCAATATCCTTTTCCAAGTCATCTCCAACAAATAATGCGTCTTCCGGTTGCACATTTAGCTTACTTAATGCCAATTCAAAAATGTGTTTATCTGGTTTACTAAATCCCACTTCTTCAGAAATAATAATCGTATCAAAACAACTATGTAAATTTGTGTTACTGATTTTTGCTTTTTGTCTCTGAGTTGTGCCGTTTGTGATGATTGCAACTTTTACATGCATTTTTATTGTATTTATGATATTTATCGAATTTTGATCTACAGTAAAACAAAGGGGGAAATGATCATTCCAGAAATCTTGAATATAATCTCGTGGAATTCTATTTCTCGGTGGATACTCATCAAAAAAAGATTCCAACACTTTTACTTTATCATTAGAGCCATAACCTCTATTATCAAACACCTTGAATTTTTCCAGCATTTCTATTTTCACCGAATGGTTAACATTCTCATAGCACCTTTCTAAAACAATCAAAAACAATTTATCGACTGCTATATCTCTATTAAGTAAGGTATCATCTAAATCGAATAGTATTGCTTTATAACCACTCATTAACTTCACAGCCTTTCACACCTTAGTTAAAGTAGTATATTTATCTTCTAGTTTAGCAAATAATTTTATAAGTTGAGAATAATATTGTTAAATATTGCTAATTAAACTACAAATACTACACAAATCAAAAAAAGAATGCTAAATCAAGTGCGATTTAGCATCCATTTCAACTCTTATTAAAATTCTCCCAAACAAAGGATCCTTTACCATATAAAGTAGCCTTTTATTTCGTCTCAAACGTTGCAGACCCAACACCCAAATCTGTTGTTATCGTAATAATAACATCTGCATTCTCGTATGCTTCGTTGACATAAACTCCATTACCTTCTGAGATCAAGCCTTTGAAATTTGTTTCTCCAATTCCTTTTGAAGCGACAATTTTAACACCCACATCTGTTGGTAAAAGGACTTTTGCACTTCCTACTCCCATGTTAAGATCTACGTCAAAGCTTTCCTTCCAATTTCCACTTAAATCAATTGTGATATCACCAACACCAGCATCCACTTGAAGGTCACTTAATTGTAGTCCCTGTAAATCAAGGATAGTTTCTGAGGCTCCAGTATTCACTCGCAGGTCCATTGGAATTTCGTCTGTTAATTTAACATCCCATTCATTTTTAAGACTACCCTTTGTTATATTTCCAAATTTTTTATCTGGTTGGTTAATCGAAATGTGTCCAATGTCTTTTTTCAGCTTGTAGGAAACCTCAGGGTTTAGTTTTTTATCACTTATAAGAACAACTCCCTCAACCCATTCCTCTGTTCCTTCAGATACTTCCATTTTACCTGCACCTAAATTCAACTCGACTTCTAACTCTTTCGCTTTATCTTTTTCAATCGTAAAACCATCTTCTTCTGAATTTAAATTTGTTACAGTAAATACGTTACATGCTGTTAGAAAGCTAAGTGCTCCTGTGATCATTAATAGTACTGCGATTTTTTTCATTTTATAAGTTCCTCCTTAATTTCTATCTGAGTTAATCATAAGGTAAAATCTGGCATGGTTATACTGTCTAGAGAAATATCTTTTTCTAAGACCTAAGACTTATTCCCTATATTTGGATGTAAAATCTTGCTTGTATAAATTTCACACACGTGTTATATTAATCTAGCGATGAGCTGAATTGTGTAAGTCGAAGGACATGCCTTATGGCACGAACGATGTGGCGTTCGGTCCCTCGCCTCAATACGCAAAGACGTCTGTTTCTAACAGACGTCTTTTTTATGTTCTCCTAGTCCTAATTCCCCCATATCCCTTTTAATCTACTTTTATCCATGTTACCGTTAATAATAAGGTGGTGGAGTAGATGAATCATCTAGAATTAAAATCGCTGTTTAAAACATTATATCCCTTCAATTTATTGACTGAGTATGAACTTGATAAATTAATCAATCAATCTTCTAAAAAGACATTTTCCAAAAATGAATATCTCTTTCATGAAGATGAAAAGGTGGAAGACTTAGACCTTTACTTTTTAGTGAGCGGTCTTGCCAAAAACATTCTTCATCGTCCTACTGGTGACCAAGTGTCACTCCGATATTACTACCCAGGAGATTTAATGGGACTGATGATTATGGTAACAAGTGGTGAAATGACGTTCTCAGTTCAAATTCTTGAAGATAGTACAGTGATCCGATTTAACAAGGCTGACTTCTTTGAAGTTATGACCAAAAACAAAGATTTCTCTAAAGTTATGTTTGAAAGCATCGGCGAACGAATGAAAACATTATATGATGAGATAAAATACAAGTCCTATAAAGATGAATCAACAAGCAATTTTTTGTTTCGTACAAGAATTAAGACCATTATGGAAAAAGCCAACTTTATTAAACCTGAAGAGTCGATTAAAACAGCTACTGAAAAAATGTTAGGTTTAGGAGTAAAAGGACTAATTGTTAGTCAAGATGAGCAAACACTAGATGGAATTATAACGCAGGAAGACCTTTTACGTTTTATTACCAATGGCTCACCCCTCGACAGCAAGGTTCGAGACTATCAAATATCAAACCCAACTTACCTTCTAGAGGATGGTTTTGCATATGAAGCCGTGTCCTTTTTAAAGGTACATAAAGTAAACTTTATACCAATAACAAACAGTCAAAATGTCGTAAAAGGTACGATTACAAAGGGTTCTTTTGTTGAAGTACAAAATTCTAGCATTGTCGATTTGACTTACAGCATTATTAAATCTAAATCCTTTGAGGAACTTCACTCCTATTCTCCTGAAGGAAATAAGATCTTCCAAGGGCATATTGAACATTTACTTGAACAAGATTATTTTGCGTACGAAATTTCTGAGACAATTACAAACCATAATGACCACATCTATAAGCAAATTATTAAATTAACCGAAGAAGAAATGAGAGAAGAAGGGTACGGACTCCCTCCAGTTACGTATTGCTTCATCGTGATGGGCAGTCAAGGTCGTAAAGAGCAAGCCTTCCATACAGACCAAGATAACGGAATCATCGTGAGTGATTATAATCATCTCGCCAATCATTCTTCAATCACTACGTACTTTGAGATTTTCACTTCAAAAATTAATAGACGATTGGCAGTCTGCGGTTTTACAGAATGTACTGGCGGTATTATGGCTAGAGAGAAAAAATGGCGTAAAACTCTACCTGAATGGCATGCAGATATTCTCAGTTGGTCAAAAGAAATGGATGCAGAGGAGATCCAAAGCTTTACCATGCTATATGATTTTAGACCAATCTATGGTGACTTTACTCTCGCCGATGAAGTTAGGACGCTAATTGCTGAAAAGGTAAAAAGGTCATTAAATCTGCAACAACTTTTAATTAGAGATTCGTTAAGATTCCGTATTCCTGTAAACCCGCTAGGTAAAATTCATTTTTTAACAAAACAGAAATCGTTCGATTTAAAAAAATCTGGTCTTATGCAAATCGTAAATGCTGTCCGAATTCACTCAATGAAATACGGCATTAAAGAGGTTAACACGATAAAAAGACTAAATGAGCTAAAAAAATTACAAGTGTTTCATCCAAGAGATATAGAAAATGCTAAGACTGCTCTACACCATTTCATTTCTTTAAGGTTAAAGCAAAATCTTACTGAGTTAAAAGATGGATTGCCTACGTCAAATGTTGTTAGTTTAAGTGGACTGTCAAAGGAAGATAAGGATAAGTTGAAAGAAGCACTGCAGGTTGCAAATCGAATGCAGCAAGCCCAAAAAATCAGTTTGAATAGAAATAGGGTGATTTAGCTTGCCTGTCGATTTTCAAATTATCGAATACTATTTATATAAACAATTTATCCAAAAATATAAACTGAATCAGGCAATGCTTCATCCTTCCTACTCAAGCTTAAACCAAGCATTAGAAAGCTATCGACAGCCAGTTATGGATCAAGATAACTTCATTACAAATGAATTTACAGTATTTGACCTTGAGACAACGGGTTTCTTTCCTGATTTAGGTGATGAAATCCTTTCGATTGGTGCTGTAAAAATAAAGGAAGGTCTTGTTCAATTCGACGAAACCTTTTATAAAGTCGTAAAGCCCATTCATACAGTATCAAAAGCTACAAAAAAACTGACAGGTTTAACAACAGAAGACCTAAAAAGAGGTACTCCACTTCCTGATGCTATTCAAGAGTTTTTAGCATTTAGTGAAGGATCCATTCTAGTAGCCCATCCCGCAAGCTTTGATATTAGCTTCTTAAGAAAGGTACTCCATAAATGGGAGTTACCTCCTATTGAAACTGTTTATGTTGATTCTTTCCTAGTAGCTAATTCACTTTATCCGGAAGAAAAAAACTTCCTTGATCAATTAGTAAGAAGATTTAATATACCTAAGCGACTTCGACATCATGCCCTTTACGATGCAATTATGACTGCAGAAATTTTTATACAACTACTAAAGGACATAGAACACGAAAAGATTGCCCAATTTTTGCAATCTACTTCATAAAATAAGGGGACTCCCCCTTTTTTTTATGCCTTTAACACCAGTACGAACTACCGTCATCATTTCTTTTCAGAAATTTATAGTCGATTAAATCTCTTCTCAGTGTAACAAAATCATCGTAAACACTTCTTAGAATCTGATTAATCTCCTTCTCTGTATACTCTAGATCCTCTATAAAATACTGTTTATGAATGTACTTCAGTATAATTAGTTTTTTCTTTTCCTTTTTAGGTAGCAACGATAATCTCTCATCATTTTTAAAATAGGTTGTAATAATTTTTTCTTCTTCATTAATCATATTTATAACCTCCACATAATTAGATTATTATCTAATTAGATAGTAATCTAATTCAAGGTGATTAGTCAATAAAAAAATCCAACCCTATTTTATGAGTTGGATTTTTGTGTCTTTAATTTGCTTTGATAAACATTTGTACCCAAGCACCGTGGTAAAAACCAACACCAATTGTATCGTACTCAGGCTTTAAGATATTAGCTCTGTGTCCTGGTGAGTTCATCCACGCATTCATAACCTCTTGTGGTGTTTTTTGACCCTTAGCGATATTTTCACCTGCTGCTTGATAGCTGATACCGAATGTTTTTAGCATTTGAAATGGTGATCCATAGTTTGGACTTGTGTGAGAAAAGTAATTAGAGTTAATGAGATCCTCTGCTTTCTTTTGTGCAACATTCTTCACGTCAGCTCTGTGTTGAAGTGGTTTTAGTCCATGCTTTGCTCTTTCTTGATTGACTAACGTTGCTACTTGATTTTCAAAAGTACTAGGGCTAGATGCAGTAGCTTTTAAACGAATAATCTCCCCTACATGCATATTTCTAGGCTCTACATTTGGGTTAAGCTCCATTAATTTTTTGTAATCAAGACCATACCTTTGCGCAATAAACCAAAATGAATCACCTTTTGAAACCTTGTAAAACTCAAATGGTGGTTCTTTAAACATCGTAATTGCACCAGTAAAGGCTGGAAGTGAAAAAGATAAAATGATAGTTGCAATTAGAATTCTTCTTAACATTTTCATTCCTCCAATGAATAGATTGCTTTAGCACTTCCATAGTTTGTCTTTATTTAAAAGTATCATGTATTTATTTTTTAGCTTTTTGAATTTGGGTATAAAAAAAGTGAGTGGACTTTTTCCACTCACTTCACTTATTCAATTACATTATTATTTTTATCGAACATTGTAAATTCTGCAGGAAAAGGCTGATCAAATTTCTTTGGCAATTTATGATTGTTGAGTTTCGTCTCTGTTTAACCAATCTTTCAAACTAAATTACACAGATTCATCCCTATTTGGAATGTTATAATTATTGGTATAATACACCCAATGTCCTATTCCAATCATCAATAATAACGTAGTAATGTAGACATTTTTTTTCATTAATCATAATCATCTCCCAAAATTTAAACCCTTAGCGAACCTCGGAATCCCCTTGCAGCATAGTAAGAATCTGCCCCATTATGATACATAAAGACAGTGTCGTAGCGACGATCACAAAAGATGGCCCCTCCAAGTTTTCTAATAGCAGCAGGGGTTTGTACCCAGCTCGATGTTTTCATATCAAATTCATCAAGTTTCTGTAGCTCACGGTATCGTTCCTCAGTTAAGAGTTCGATGCCCATTTCAGTTGCCATATCAATAACGCTATTTTCAGGTTTGTGTTTTTTCCTTGATTCGAGTGCTTCACGGTCGTAACAAACACTTCTACGGCCTTTAGGACTTTCAACTGAACAATCATAAAATATGTATTCGCCTGTCTCGTTATCATGTCCGACAACATCCGGTTCCCCTCCGGTTTCTTCCATTGCGTTGAGTGACCATAGTTTTTCTAGATTATCCTCAAGTCTCGCTTGTACTTTAGCCCATTCAAGACCTGCATGACGGTTCATGTTCTTCTCGAAACGGACTTTCAATGTATTAAGTAGTTCTTCACATTGTTCTATAGACAACTCATTAATTTTATTCGTCATAATCAATTCATCCTTTTTCCTAATTATTTTTTACTACAAGTGTCCAAAGTTGATTCTATTCTCAACCTTGATTCAACCAACTTTTAATTTCCTCTTCAAACCCTTGCTCTTTCCATGAGATTATGGCATCCCTCTCACCCTTCATTCGTATTAAGTCTTGAAAGAGCATATCGCCTAGAAAATAAGCCAGTCTACTGTATCCAAATCGGTTGCCTCCATTTATTGAAAACCACTCACGAAACAATGTTTGTAGGTTCTCAACAGTTAGGTCTTTAACAAATGCCTTCTTAATCTTCTCTTTATTAGATTCGCAAAATGCAAGCCAGTCCTCCCCCTCGTCGTTAAACGAAAAATAAATGGATGGCCGAAGATTAGTGGCTATCATTCTTGAGAAGTGCGTAGCTACGCCTTCTTGATATAGCCAGATCAGAGGACTGGTCCATTGAACTTGTTTCCAATCAGTTCTAGCCTTATTTGATAATATGTTGTGTGCCGCATGGCCAAATTCATGTGCAACAATGGTTCTTAAATGATCCGTTTCAGAGGACAACTTTTCTAATGCAAATGTTATGTTAGGAATGATTTGTCTGTGGCTATAGGCATTAGAACCAAAGCCGCCAACGATTAAATTTACCTCTATTGGATATGAAACCTGATAAATTCTGTTATATTCATCAGCTATTTCTCTTATAATAGGTACGATATTCTCATGAACTTTTTTGATAGTCGGAAAAGCTTGAGAATACTTTGTGATTGATTGATGGTGCCTCTCTTCAGTGTCTTTACAGTGATAGGCAAAGTATTCTTTAAATATTTCTGGATATTCATTATAATAATCCCTGAGAAAAGTCAATGAAGGCTGGTAGTTGTGTATAAAAAAAGGAATAGTATCGATTATCTTCATGTGAATGCTCCTTTTTTCTATGTAAGACTAAATTTAAATGTTTTAAAATCACCAGTCTCCGATGAGAATTTCAACAAGTTTCCATCCTTTGGCAACCCTTCAAAATATGCACCAATACAACCTGTTGTACATCTATGACCAGATATAAGAATATTTAGTTCTTGCTTTCCGAATCGGTGTTCAAGCTCTTTCATAAAGCTAAACACTCTATTAACAAACGTACTCGGTTCTTCAACCCCTTTATAGAAAGAAGAATCAGGTAATTGTCCAGCCATCCTTACCTCGCTAATATATATTCTATCAGCTTCACCCAGATCAAAGACATCTAATCTATCATCTATAATAGCATGTACCCCTGTAACAATTTCTGCTGATTGTACCGCTCTTTCTTGCGGGGAAGAAAATACAAAATCAAACTTGATGTTCTGTAATTTATCTCTTAAGTCCTTAGCTTGGCCTATCCCGAAATCGTTTAATGGTAACCCCATTCTCCCTTGCATTTTACGTTCTTTATTCAAGTCTGTTTGTCCATGTCTAATGACATAAATCATGTGCATCCCCCCTATTTAACAAAACGTCACACTAGCATAACTTTAAACAACATAACTTGTTACTCTATATAGTCAAATACATTCATATCAACTTCATCAATATATCCTAGTTTTTCCTTAAGGTCCCACAGTTTTACTTCAGATACCTCGTCATTTTTTTGAAAGGGTTGGAGTGCTTTAATCGTTGAGAAATAAACAGGGTTATATTTCACTTTACCAGTGGATACATTCTTCACTTTTAATAATCCTTTAAATTTTAAATCGGTAACAAATTGACCTGTTTCCTCATAGAGTTCTCTAATCGCACAATCTTTTGAGGTCTCATTGGCTTCTCTTTTCCCTGCTGGTAATTCCCATTGATTTCTCCAGGTGTTATAGCACATAAGATATTTGCCAGAACATTTTAATACAGCGTATGATCCTGATATGGGTTCGTAGTTGTATATTTGTTCTTCACTTTCAAAAATAAAATCAATAAATACAAATCCATTATTCTTAGCAATATTCAAACAAATTCCTCCAAAGAATTCACTAGCTTCAGAATCTAAAGAAGAATTAGCGCTTCTTATTATTCTCTATTAATACTTCGCGTAATTTTTTAATCTCTTCTGTCTGGTCCAAGATATTATTATTCACCTTTCTTAAAGCGTCAAATATCGCAAAAATACCCGAAAATATTAAAATACCAAATAGTATAATCATTTTACACCTACCCTGATTTTTTCCTCAAAACTATATCTTTGAATTCCACCTGAAAAATTTCATAGTAAATATGATGATAATGAAAATAACTATAACCTCCAAAAATCTGTACCATATAAATTCTCCTGTTAGTAACCAGTACAAAACTAGAGCTGTAAAGCAGCCGATAATGAACTTTATCAGTTCCTTTATCTTCAAAGAAGATCCTCTCCTTGGATGACGAAATATAAATCAATACAAACACCATTTCCTATTCTCATAGACCAATGTTTACTAATACTCACCCCAATATAGAAAGCCCAAAAGGAAGAAAATAGATGTGATCAACCTTAGTGCTTTAGGTAATTTCTTATAAAAAATGATAAATAATAAACCTATTAGTATATGAAAAATTACAAACAGAGAAATATCCATCAACTTCACCGCTAACTATCTTTTACGTATTTTATTGTAATAGCCAATGCTCCCCACTCTTGTTCTTGCTCAGTTGTGTATATTTCATACGTTCCCTCTACCATTTCTTTCATCGTCCAACCTTCACAACCAAAATGTTTAAAAGGGATATCCTCATACATCGCTTGAAACGTATCGTATATTTTCAATTCTGATACCTTTACTTGTAATGTTTCATCTTGATCTGGAACTCTAATAAATTGAATAGTATCGCCAACTTTAATTTCTCTTCTTTTTTCATCGTTTAAGCGTACTTCAATAACTTTCCTACCTTCTTTTCGATGTAAAATACTCTCCATACAAACCCATTCTATGTATCATTCATAACACTCCCGTGTAACCACTAATCCTGTTTCCTCAAGTACTTCTCTTTTTGCTTGATATTCTTTCTTTAATATCGAATACACAGCCATATCTCTAAACTTACCCTTAATAAAATATTCATCTTTCATAACACCTTCTAAAGTCATTCCAAGCTTTTGCAATACTCTTGCTGATTGTATATTTTCCACCATACACGGTGCCTTAATTTTATTCAAACTCATTTTATCAAAGCCAAATTCAATCACTTTCTTTGCTGCTTCAGGAATTAACCCTTTCCCCCAATACTCCTTAGACAAAATAAAGCCTATTTCCGCACGGTGATGTTGGGGAAACCAGGAAACAAAATCAATTGTACCAATCACTTTTTGATTTTCTTTTAATACGATAGCCCAGGGAGCTAGTTTACTATCTTCATATTGTTTTAGTATGTAATTTATGAACCTATATGAATCTTCAATTGTCTTATGTGTTTCCCAAGGTACAAAATTTGAAACCTCAGGAACCGAAGAATATTCAAACATATCTTTAGCATCATCAATTGTGAATTTCCATAATAAAACTCTTTCTGTTTCTAATGTTGGTAAATCACTAAATACATCTGAGATTCTCAATTAAGTAATCCCCCTTTACTATTGTTTTTCGTTCCTATTCTGTATAAATACTTCGACAAGAAAATGGGGATAACCTTTATATAGTTATCGCCCGTTTTAACTCAATATATATTTATCCAAAATGATACTTCCGTTTAATAACAATAGGGCCAAAAATGCAAGGAAAAAAAGAAACGTATCTCTCTTCTGACTTGTTGACTTAAAATGTAGAATACTATTTAATGCTAAGAAAAATCCTGTAATCGCACACATTATATAGGCACTACCTAATCCACTAAAGTTATTGAATCCTTTAAGAATAAAATATAGTCATTCTACTATTGCTATAATCATTAATACCATTGCAAGAAAATATAATGCTGGCCATTTTTTCATAGTGCCCTCCGGTCCTTTAACTTACTACCTATATCATTCTTAATCTATTAATTGAAATATTCATAAAGGTTCTTTGTGTTATTAATAACTTCTATCTTATTTTTATGCAGCCCATATTTGTTGAAAAAATTAACCTTTCCAACTTCTTCAAAATGTCGGTTCCATTTAAACATTTTTAAAAAAATTTCTAAAGTTGGTTTATAATTTGATTTTTCCAATCGTAGTTTTTGTTTTATAAACCTCATTATGATTCGATAGGTTCTTATTTGATAGTTTGGATCTAAAAAGATGATCAAATCTGCATCTTGAAAACAATTGCTTACCCAATCCTCATTATGTACACCTTCAACAATCCAACTTTCAGATTGAATTATACTATTTAGATACTCTTCTCTTTCTACTTCAGTTCTTCTTATATCCCCAGACTTATTCCTTATCCAAGCTACATTATCCAACTCATAATGCGGTATATCTAACCTTTTAGATAATTCTTTGGCTAGCGTTGTTTTACCACTTCCTACTGAGCCAATAATATGTATTCTTTTAGGTATTGTTTTTTCCACCAAATCACCTAATCCCTTTTATTTTTATCTAAATGCATATTCTATAAAGGGCTAGGAGTTTCCTCTTATAAAGATAATCTTCTTAGACATATATGCCACACTAGTACAATGCGTTCTATAAAAAAGAGCATTTCTTGATAAATGCACTGTTCATATTTTAAGCGATTGTACATTCGTACTCGTTTGTTATAAAAGAAATGTTTTAGTCTCCTGGCATATACCCAATTACTCTATCTGTATCAGCATCAACAAGTACTATTGGAGTACCAACAACAGTGTTCTCTTTATCTTCAAAAGAGACTGAAAATACCTCTTTCCCCTCATAACTCTTATCTACTAACTCATAGTCATCGTTGACTAACACTTTAG
This window contains:
- a CDS encoding DNA topology modulation protein FlaR translates to MEKTIPKRIHIIGSVGSGKTTLAKELSKRLDIPHYELDNVAWIRNKSGDIRRTEVEREEYLNSIIQSESWIVEGVHNEDWVSNCFQDADLIIFLDPNYQIRTYRIIMRFIKQKLRLEKSNYKPTLEIFLKMFKWNRHFEEVGKVNFFNKYGLHKNKIEVINNTKNLYEYFN
- a CDS encoding GNAT family N-acetyltransferase — encoded protein: MRISDVFSDLPTLETERVLLWKFTIDDAKDMFEYSSVPEVSNFVPWETHKTIEDSYRFINYILKQYEDSKLAPWAIVLKENQKVIGTIDFVSWFPQHHRAEIGFILSKEYWGKGLIPEAAKKVIEFGFDKMSLNKIKAPCMVENIQSARVLQKLGMTLEGVMKDEYFIKGKFRDMAVYSILKKEYQAKREVLEETGLVVTRECYE